In Pongo abelii isolate AG06213 chromosome 15, NHGRI_mPonAbe1-v2.0_pri, whole genome shotgun sequence, a single window of DNA contains:
- the JKAMP gene encoding JNK1/MAPK8-associated membrane protein isoform X1 has protein sequence MAVDIQPACLGLYCGKTLLFKNGSTEIYGECGVCPRGQRTNAQKYCQPCTESPELYDWLYLGFMAMLPLVLHWFFIEWYSGKKSSSALFQHITALFECSMAAIITLLVSDPVGVLYIRSCRVLMLSDWYTMLYNPSPDYVTTVHCTHEAVYPLYTIVFIYYAFCLVLMMLLRPLLVKKIACGLGKSDRFKSIYAALYFFPILTVLQAVGGGLLYYAFPYIILVLSLVTLAVYMSASEIENCYDLLVRKKRLIVLFSHWLLHAYGIISISRVDKLEQDLPLLALVPTPALFYLFTAKFTEPSRILSEGANGH, from the exons ATGG ctgtcgATATTCAACCAGCATGCCTTGGACTTTATTGTGGGAAGaccctattatttaaaaatggctCAACTGAAATATATGGAGAATGTGGG GTATGCCCAAGAGGACAGAGAACGAATGCACAGAAATATTGTCAGCCTTGCACAGAATCTCCTGAACTTTATGATTGGCTCTATCTTGGATTTATGGCAATGCTTCCTCTGGTTTTACATTGGTTCTTCATTGAATGGTACTCGGGGAAAAAGAG tTCCAGCGCACTTTTCCAACACATCACTGCATTATTTGAATGCAGCATGGCAGCTATTATCACCTTACTTGTGAGTGATCCAGTTGGTGTTCTTTATATTCGTTCATGTCGAGTATTGATGCTTTCTGACTGGTACACGATGCTTTACAACCCAAGTCCAGATTACGTTACCACAGTGCACTGTACTCATGAAGCCGTCTACCcact atatacCATTGTATTTATCTATTATGCATTCTGCTTGGTATTAATGATGCTGCTCCGACCTCTTCTGGTGAAGAAGATTGCATGTGGGTTAGGGAAATCTGATcgatttaaaagtatttatgcTGCACTTTACTTCTTCCCAATTTTAACCGTGCTTCAGGCAGTTGGTGGAGGCCTTTTAT ATTATGCCTTCCCATACATTATATTAGTGTTATCTTTGGTTACTCTGGCTGTGTACATGTCCGCTTCTGAAATAGAG AACTGCTATGATCTTCTGGTCAGAAAGAAAAGACTTATTGTTCTCTTCAGCCACTGGTTACTTCATGCCTATGGAATAATCTCCATTTCCAGAGTGGATAAACTTGAGCAAGATTTGCCCCTTTTGGCTTTGGTACCTACACCAGCCCTTTTTTACTTGTTCACTGCAAAATTTACTGAACCTTCACGGATACTCTCAGAAGGAGCCAATGGACACTGA
- the JKAMP gene encoding JNK1/MAPK8-associated membrane protein isoform X4, with translation MAVDIQPACLGLYCGKTLLFKNGSTEIYGECGVCPRGQRTNAQKYCQPCTESPELYDWLYLGFMAMLPLVLHWFFIEWYSGKKSSSALFQHITALFECSMAAIITLLVSDPVGVLYIRSCRVLMLSDWYTMLYNPSPDYVTTVHCTHEAVYPLYTIVFIYYAFCLVLMMLLRPLLVKKIACGLGKSDRFKSIYAALYFFPILTVLQAVGGGLL, from the exons ATGG ctgtcgATATTCAACCAGCATGCCTTGGACTTTATTGTGGGAAGaccctattatttaaaaatggctCAACTGAAATATATGGAGAATGTGGG GTATGCCCAAGAGGACAGAGAACGAATGCACAGAAATATTGTCAGCCTTGCACAGAATCTCCTGAACTTTATGATTGGCTCTATCTTGGATTTATGGCAATGCTTCCTCTGGTTTTACATTGGTTCTTCATTGAATGGTACTCGGGGAAAAAGAG tTCCAGCGCACTTTTCCAACACATCACTGCATTATTTGAATGCAGCATGGCAGCTATTATCACCTTACTTGTGAGTGATCCAGTTGGTGTTCTTTATATTCGTTCATGTCGAGTATTGATGCTTTCTGACTGGTACACGATGCTTTACAACCCAAGTCCAGATTACGTTACCACAGTGCACTGTACTCATGAAGCCGTCTACCcact atatacCATTGTATTTATCTATTATGCATTCTGCTTGGTATTAATGATGCTGCTCCGACCTCTTCTGGTGAAGAAGATTGCATGTGGGTTAGGGAAATCTGATcgatttaaaagtatttatgcTGCACTTTACTTCTTCCCAATTTTAACCGTGCTTCAGGCAGTTGGTGGAGGCCTTTTAT AA
- the JKAMP gene encoding JNK1/MAPK8-associated membrane protein isoform X2, whose product MACLGLYCGKTLLFKNGSTEIYGECGVCPRGQRTNAQKYCQPCTESPELYDWLYLGFMAMLPLVLHWFFIEWYSGKKSSSALFQHITALFECSMAAIITLLVSDPVGVLYIRSCRVLMLSDWYTMLYNPSPDYVTTVHCTHEAVYPLYTIVFIYYAFCLVLMMLLRPLLVKKIACGLGKSDRFKSIYAALYFFPILTVLQAVGGGLLYYAFPYIILVLSLVTLAVYMSASEIENCYDLLVRKKRLIVLFSHWLLHAYGIISISRVDKLEQDLPLLALVPTPALFYLFTAKFTEPSRILSEGANGH is encoded by the exons ATGG CATGCCTTGGACTTTATTGTGGGAAGaccctattatttaaaaatggctCAACTGAAATATATGGAGAATGTGGG GTATGCCCAAGAGGACAGAGAACGAATGCACAGAAATATTGTCAGCCTTGCACAGAATCTCCTGAACTTTATGATTGGCTCTATCTTGGATTTATGGCAATGCTTCCTCTGGTTTTACATTGGTTCTTCATTGAATGGTACTCGGGGAAAAAGAG tTCCAGCGCACTTTTCCAACACATCACTGCATTATTTGAATGCAGCATGGCAGCTATTATCACCTTACTTGTGAGTGATCCAGTTGGTGTTCTTTATATTCGTTCATGTCGAGTATTGATGCTTTCTGACTGGTACACGATGCTTTACAACCCAAGTCCAGATTACGTTACCACAGTGCACTGTACTCATGAAGCCGTCTACCcact atatacCATTGTATTTATCTATTATGCATTCTGCTTGGTATTAATGATGCTGCTCCGACCTCTTCTGGTGAAGAAGATTGCATGTGGGTTAGGGAAATCTGATcgatttaaaagtatttatgcTGCACTTTACTTCTTCCCAATTTTAACCGTGCTTCAGGCAGTTGGTGGAGGCCTTTTAT ATTATGCCTTCCCATACATTATATTAGTGTTATCTTTGGTTACTCTGGCTGTGTACATGTCCGCTTCTGAAATAGAG AACTGCTATGATCTTCTGGTCAGAAAGAAAAGACTTATTGTTCTCTTCAGCCACTGGTTACTTCATGCCTATGGAATAATCTCCATTTCCAGAGTGGATAAACTTGAGCAAGATTTGCCCCTTTTGGCTTTGGTACCTACACCAGCCCTTTTTTACTTGTTCACTGCAAAATTTACTGAACCTTCACGGATACTCTCAGAAGGAGCCAATGGACACTGA
- the JKAMP gene encoding JNK1/MAPK8-associated membrane protein (The RefSeq protein has 1 substitution compared to this genomic sequence) yields MAMLPLVLHWFFIEWYSGKKSSSALFQHITALFECSMAAIITLLVSDPVGVLYIRSCRVLMLSDWYTMLYNPSPDYVTTVHCTHEAVYPLYTIVFIYYAFCLVLMMLLRPLLVKKIACGLGKSDRFKSIYAALYFFPILTVLQAVGGGLLYYAFPYIILVLSLVTLAVYMSASEIENCYDLLVRKKRLIVLFSHWLLHAYGIISISRVDKLERDLPLLALVPTPALFYLFTAKFTEPSRILSEGANGH; encoded by the exons ATGGCAATGCTTCCTCTGGTTTTACATTGGTTCTTCATTGAATGGTACTCGGGGAAAAAGAG tTCCAGCGCACTTTTCCAACACATCACTGCATTATTTGAATGCAGCATGGCAGCTATTATCACCTTACTTGTGAGTGATCCAGTTGGTGTTCTTTATATTCGTTCATGTCGAGTATTGATGCTTTCTGACTGGTACACGATGCTTTACAACCCAAGTCCAGATTACGTTACCACAGTGCACTGTACTCATGAAGCCGTCTACCcact atatacCATTGTATTTATCTATTATGCATTCTGCTTGGTATTAATGATGCTGCTCCGACCTCTTCTGGTGAAGAAGATTGCATGTGGGTTAGGGAAATCTGATcgatttaaaagtatttatgcTGCACTTTACTTCTTCCCAATTTTAACCGTGCTTCAGGCAGTTGGTGGAGGCCTTTTAT ATTATGCCTTCCCATACATTATATTAGTGTTATCTTTGGTTACTCTGGCTGTGTACATGTCCGCTTCTGAAATAGAG AACTGCTATGATCTTCTGGTCAGAAAGAAAAGACTTATTGTTCTCTTCAGCCACTGGTTACTTCATGCCTATGGAATAATCTCCATTTCCAGAGTGGATAAACTTGAGCAAGATTTGCCCCTTTTGGCTTTGGTACCTACACCAGCCCTTTTTTACTTGTTCACTGCAAAATTTACTGAACCTTCACGGATACTCTCAGAAGGAGCCAATGGACACTGA
- the JKAMP gene encoding JNK1/MAPK8-associated membrane protein isoform X3: MAMLPLVLHWFFIEWYSGKKSSSALFQHITALFECSMAAIITLLVSDPVGVLYIRSCRVLMLSDWYTMLYNPSPDYVTTVHCTHEAVYPLYTIVFIYYAFCLVLMMLLRPLLVKKIACGLGKSDRFKSIYAALYFFPILTVLQAVGGGLLYYAFPYIILVLSLVTLAVYMSASEIENCYDLLVRKKRLIVLFSHWLLHAYGIISISRVDKLEQDLPLLALVPTPALFYLFTAKFTEPSRILSEGANGH; this comes from the exons ATGGCAATGCTTCCTCTGGTTTTACATTGGTTCTTCATTGAATGGTACTCGGGGAAAAAGAG tTCCAGCGCACTTTTCCAACACATCACTGCATTATTTGAATGCAGCATGGCAGCTATTATCACCTTACTTGTGAGTGATCCAGTTGGTGTTCTTTATATTCGTTCATGTCGAGTATTGATGCTTTCTGACTGGTACACGATGCTTTACAACCCAAGTCCAGATTACGTTACCACAGTGCACTGTACTCATGAAGCCGTCTACCcact atatacCATTGTATTTATCTATTATGCATTCTGCTTGGTATTAATGATGCTGCTCCGACCTCTTCTGGTGAAGAAGATTGCATGTGGGTTAGGGAAATCTGATcgatttaaaagtatttatgcTGCACTTTACTTCTTCCCAATTTTAACCGTGCTTCAGGCAGTTGGTGGAGGCCTTTTAT ATTATGCCTTCCCATACATTATATTAGTGTTATCTTTGGTTACTCTGGCTGTGTACATGTCCGCTTCTGAAATAGAG AACTGCTATGATCTTCTGGTCAGAAAGAAAAGACTTATTGTTCTCTTCAGCCACTGGTTACTTCATGCCTATGGAATAATCTCCATTTCCAGAGTGGATAAACTTGAGCAAGATTTGCCCCTTTTGGCTTTGGTACCTACACCAGCCCTTTTTTACTTGTTCACTGCAAAATTTACTGAACCTTCACGGATACTCTCAGAAGGAGCCAATGGACACTGA